The following proteins come from a genomic window of Flavobacterium crocinum:
- a CDS encoding alpha/beta hydrolase family protein: protein MKKILLLFIVLIFNNIQAQEVKTLTYFQNDTLKLDLDLYMPKKKAGEKIPLIMFAFGGGFSGGERTSEKDFGKFMAQNGYAVASISYSLYMKGKDFGCKGTLTEKIKAIQIGVSDMWQATAFLVENADKYNLDTSKIFISGISAGAEIGFHASFWDYKLMNLYKSNLPENFTYKGFIGGSGAIQDINLITKEKAIPMLLAHGSNDDTVPYAAGSHRSCPTNASGWLILFGSYSVYNQMRDLHKDIELITFCGGGHEFSGYLFHDGQQYVLDFVNDVLKGKKFESHLIQHSKKGKGSGKYSFCE from the coding sequence ATGAAAAAAATCCTTTTACTTTTTATCGTCCTAATATTCAACAATATCCAAGCACAAGAAGTCAAAACGCTGACTTATTTCCAAAATGACACTTTAAAACTGGATTTAGATTTATACATGCCAAAGAAAAAAGCTGGCGAAAAAATCCCTCTAATTATGTTTGCTTTCGGCGGAGGATTTTCCGGTGGAGAACGTACAAGCGAAAAAGATTTTGGAAAATTCATGGCGCAAAACGGTTATGCGGTTGCAAGCATTTCGTACAGTTTATACATGAAAGGAAAAGATTTTGGTTGTAAAGGAACTTTGACCGAAAAAATAAAAGCCATTCAAATTGGTGTGAGCGATATGTGGCAGGCAACTGCTTTTTTAGTCGAAAATGCAGATAAATATAATCTTGATACTTCAAAAATCTTTATTTCCGGAATTAGTGCGGGAGCCGAAATTGGTTTCCATGCTTCATTTTGGGATTATAAACTGATGAATCTTTACAAAAGTAATTTGCCTGAAAACTTTACATACAAAGGATTTATTGGAGGTTCCGGTGCTATTCAGGATATTAATTTGATTACAAAAGAAAAAGCGATTCCGATGTTATTGGCACATGGAAGCAATGATGACACAGTTCCGTATGCTGCGGGTTCACATCGTTCTTGTCCAACAAATGCTTCGGGCTGGCTGATTCTTTTTGGTTCTTATTCGGTTTATAACCAAATGAGAGATTTACATAAAGACATCGAACTCATTACTTTCTGTGGCGGCGGACATGAATTCTCTGGTTACCTTTTTCATGACGGACAGCAATATGTCTTAGATTTCGTAAATGATGTTTTGAAAGGGAAGAAGTTTGAGTCGCATTTGATTCAGCATTCTAAAAAAGGAAAAGGTTCTGGAAAGTATTCTTTTTGTGAGTAA